One stretch of Eupeodes corollae chromosome 2, idEupCoro1.1, whole genome shotgun sequence DNA includes these proteins:
- the LOC129945144 gene encoding uncharacterized protein LOC129945144 — protein sequence MTSLQLRGHAKGAITRATNFCESLTGDEDLPMLEVRLEKLEIAWKDFSFHHISSLEGLDEQAVFTLEAEFEEYEMKYFGAHTKFTKAIREKQSVDKQINLVEELAQNQSSFLSKLNSSCKSSNVSLPKINIPPFSGNYKDWPTFRDMFIDTVDTNDKLTSTQKFHFLKSFLRNEAADLISHISPTDANYIGAWTKLEKRYNRVNLLVHSLIQSFVSLPTMSSSNPDTLRKITDGADEVIRGLQAAKKETRDPWIIFLLLNKLDEATRHAWAKKVGSRDDCKVQELLDFLELRCDAFESCTPMNTPGTSRKKHPTSIRSHVAESAGQNPKCFKCKGDHKLSECPSFISLSIDSRRKFLKDNSLCFNCLRSGHASYKCFSHFRCRVCKSRHHSLVHSNQSSGPEYSSKGKSSSDFPVDNSNADVTSGVPIASSDSPLLTNHSFNFGFPKQTFLPTILSYVRNHQGELIKCRVLLDTGSQSSFITEALAQRIGLRRKHSRIPILGLSSANAGHTNGYMSILLASRVSNTVLQCDAHILSKLTSNLPTHSVDSSSWAYIQGLELADPLFNISSSVDILLGADRVWSILKPEQIIGPEGRPLAQNTSFGWVITGEFVFNQISCVGICNAESSVDTDYLLQRFWELEEVSTVRIQTDNDPAELLFRKFVSRSEDGRYIVPLLLKTPSPSFGNTLAAAMSRLNSMERRFQKNPDLERQYRKFMEDYLSLGHMESVPDDEAKSSHGRHFYLAHHAVFKPDSSTTKLRVVFDGSVGDSTGQSINSHLYIGPPIQRDLFGVCLRFRQHRFVFTADIVKMFRQILIRKPETDYQRIVWRNSPTENVKHFRLKTVTYGTSSAPFLAVRVLKQLAEDYQVTHPIAARILLNDVYVDDIMTGANSIEDLMRIQSELVELLSLAKIQLSKWSSNCWSLLAKIPSEDCEYSSLDYEKSSSFIKVLGMYWNPSNDVFSFRFNQPKLNQSLTRRTLLSEVARIYDPLGFLAPSVIIFKIMFQELWSSELKLGWDDPLPQRITTQWMNHRDELPLFRDIRVRRNIFSEKDIELHGFSDASTLAYAAVVYARSRTVSGEVKVTIIAAKTKVAPLKPLSIPRLELCGALLLSKLLKLIKSSLNVHKSIRVCAWCDSEIVLHWLNSPPRRWTTFVANRTSTILETVPSHSWRHIASQSNPADCASRGVSPSELVNHSLWWSGPSWLSESEERWPIHSKRCTYNEVANKDPVQLEARPLPTNIFVSWFYASVIQDIIDNISSWHRLIRVLAYIRRYISNLRVKSTGVRVSGGLKFHEIHSAKISVLKHVQLTSYPREIDDLLKTKTLSPKSNLLKYSAFLDSDGLLRVGGRIKHAAVSYNIKHPIILPKTNKISFLIVEDIHNRYMHAGVSETFTFVRQQFWIMGSRNIVRKVIHRCKPCFMQRKATCEQLMGNLPLQRIQPNRAFTDTGCDYAGPLTIKLNRGRKPKLLKAYIALFICFSTKAIHLEVVSDLTTDAFLAALRRFVSRRGLCRNIYSDNGTNFQGAKRCLSEMHQLVLSQKHNDTVISSLAKDGIAWHFIPPSAPHFGGLWESGIRSVKLHLRRVIGSTILTFEELTTVTCQIEAILNSRPLCCLSDVDLNPLTPSHFLIGEPTTAVPKPSQLETPTNRLTHWNFLQNMVQGFWKRWQQEYLTSLQERPKWQKQLPNLKPGDIVVIKEPNLPPTKWLLGQIENVSPGADQLVRVATVRTSNGTSTRPIAKLAILPLS from the coding sequence ATGACGTCACTGCAACTTCGTGGACATGCTAAGGGAGCCATTACGCGTGCGACGAATTTTTGTGAATCTCTTACGGGCGATGAAGATTTACCGATGTTAGAAGTCAGattagaaaaattagaaatcGCGTGGAAAGACTTTTCGTTCCACCATATTTCGTCTTTGGAAGGTTTAGACGAGCAAGCAGTTTTTACGCTTGAAGCAGAATTTGAAGAATacgaaatgaaatattttggtgCACATACGAAATTTACGAAAGCTATtcgggaaaaacagagtgttgataaacaaattaatcttGTCGAGGAGCTTGCCCAAAATCAATCCTCATTTCTTAGCAAACTGAATTCGTCTTGTAAATCTTCGAATGTAAGCCTTCCTAAAATTAACATTCCTCCATTTTCCGGCAATTACAAAGATTGGCCTACATTTCGCGACATGTTTATCGATACGGTAGATACAAATGATAAGCTTACCTctactcaaaaatttcatttcttaaaatcttttttgcgAAACGAAGCTGCTGATCTTATCAGCCATATATCCCCCACCGATGCTAATTATATTGGGGCATGGACAAAACTCGAAAAACGGTATAATCGCGTAAACTTACTCGTACATTCCCTTATACAATCGTTCGTTTCACTGCCTACTATGTCTTCGTCAAATCCAGACACCTTACGAAAAATTACGGACGGTGCCGATGAAGTTATTCGTGGTCTTCAGGCAGCGAAGAAAGAAACGCGTGACCCTTGGATTATTTTTCTGCTTCTCAACAAGCTCGATGAGGCAACCAGACATGCTTGGGCTAAAAAAGTAGGTTCTCGGGACGACTGTAAAGTGCAGGAATTGCTTGATTTTCTTGAATTACGATGTGATGCGTTTGAATCTTGCACTCCTATGAACACTCCGGGTACATCGCGAAAAAAGCACCCGACTTCAATTCGCTCACACGTAGCTGAGTCAGCAGGACAAAACCCTAAGTGCTTCAAATGCAAAGGTGATCACAAACTATCAGAGTGTCCTTCGTTTATTTCGCTAAGTATTGATTCTCGTCGGAAATTTCTTAAAGACAATTCATTGTGTTTTAATTGCCTTCGTTCTGGCCACGCATCTTACAAATGCTTTAGCCATTTTCGTTGTCGAGTCTGTAAATCGCGGCATCACTCACTTGTCCACTCCAATCAATCTAGTGGTCCTGAATATTCTTCGAAAGGGAAATCTTCTTCCGATTTTCCTGTAGACAACTCAAATGCTGACGTTACCTCCGGTGTTCCTATTGCTAGTTCTGATTCTCCCTTGTTGACCAaccattctttcaattttggttttccaaagcaaacatttttgccTACCATTCTCTCCTATGTTCGTAATCATCAGGGTGAACTAATAAAATGTAGAGTGTTACTAGACACAGGGTCACAGTCTTCATTCATTACAGAAGCATTAGCTCAACGTATTGGTCTTCGTCGAAAACATTCTCGGATTCCTATTTTAGGACTTTCTTCTGCAAATGCTGGTCACACTAACGGATATATGTCAATTTTATTGGCTTCGAGGGTTAGCAACACCGTTCTACAGTGTGATGCACATATTTTGAGCAAACTAACTTCTAACTTACCAACTCACTCTGTTGATAGTTCGTCGTGGGCCTATATTCAAGGGTTGGAACTAGCTGATCCACTATTTAATATTTCGAGTTCGGTAGATATTTTACTAGGAGCAGACAGAGTTTGGTCGATTCTAAAACCAGAACAAATCATAGGCCCAGAAGGAAGACCGTTGGCGCAGAATACTTCCTTTGGATGGGTCATTACAGGAGAATtcgtttttaatcaaatttcttGCGTTGGCATATGTAATGCCGAATCATCTGTTGATACTGATTATCTCTTGCAACGCTTTTGGGAACTGGAGGAAGTTTCCACAGTCAGGATCCAAACAGATAATGATCCTGCtgaattattatttcgtaaatttgTTTCGCGCTCTGAAGACGGTAGATATATTGTTcctttacttttgaaaactCCATCGCCTTCGTTTGGTAACACACTAGCTGCCGCCATGTCTCGGCTAAATTCTATGGAGCgtcgatttcaaaaaaaccCTGACTTAGAGCGACAATATAGAAAGTTTATGGAAGATTACTTAAGTCTTGGTCATATGGAAAGCGTACCTGATGATGAGGCAAAATCTTCCCATGGTCGACATTTTTATCTTGCACATCATGCGGTGTTTAAGCCCGACAGTTCTACGACTAAGCTTCGGGTCGTTTTTGATGGCTCAGTCGGTGACTCAACTGGGCAGTCTATTAATAGCCATTTATACATAGGTCCTCCTATACAAAGAGATCTTTTCGGAGTTTGTCTTCGTTTCCGCCAGCATCGATTCGTATTTACAGCCGATATAGTAAAAATGTTTCGACAGATTTTGATCCGAAAACCCGAAACAGACTATCAGCGTATTGTCTGGCGAAATTCTCCTACCGAAAATGTGAAacactttcgactcaaaactgTAACTTATGGAACTTCTTCAGCTCCATTTTTGGCTGTTCGTGTCTTGAAACAGCTTGCTGAGGATTATCAAGTAACACATCCTATTGCAGCTCGAATTCTTTTGAACGATGTCTACGTTGATGACATCATGACGGGAGCAAACTCTATTGAAGATCTTATGAGAATTCAGTCAGAACTTGTAGAACTTCTATCGTTAGCCAAAATCCAACTTAGTAAGTGGAGTTCAAATTGCTGGAGTCTTCTGGCTAAGATACCATCAGAAGATTGTGAGTATTCTTCTTTGGATTATGAAAAGTCGTCTTCCTTCATCAAGGTATTAGGAATGTACTGGAACCCAAGCAATGATGTCTTTTCATTTCGTTTCAATCAACCTAAGCTTAACCAATCTCTAACAAGAAGAACTCTTCTATCGGAAGTTGCACGAATATATGACCCGTTAGGTTTTTTGGCTCCATCCGTGATcatctttaaaattatgttcCAAGAACTTTGGTCATCAGAACTTAAATTAGGATGGGATGACCCGCTTCCACAAAGGATAACTACCCAATGGATGAACCATCGAGATGAACTTCCTTTGTTTCGGGACATTCGGGTACGACGTAATATATTTTCTGAAAAGGACATAGAACTTCACGGGTTTTCGGACGCCTCTACGTTGGCATATGCAGCCGTTGTGTATGCGCGATCTAGAACGGTCTCGGGTGAAGTAAAAGTGACAATAATCGCGGCGAAGACAAAGGTGGCTCCTTTAAAACCTCTTTCTATTCCCCGATTAGAGCTCTGTGGAGCCCTTCTTTTATCGAAACttttaaaactcataaaatCTTCTTTGAATGTTCACAAATCTATTAGAGTATGTGCGTGGTGTGACTCAGAAATAGTGCTTCATTGGCTTAATTCACCTCCCCGTCGGTGGACAACGTTCGTGGCAAATCGCACTTCAACTATATTGGAAACGGTTCCAAGTCATTCGTGGAGGCATATTGCTTCGCAATCTAACCCAGCTGATTGTGCGTCGCGCGGTGTTTCCCCTTCCGAACTCGTAAATCATAGTCTATGGTGGTCTGGTCCTTCTTGGCTATCCGAATCGGAAGAACGTTGGCCAATTCATTCTAAGCGTTGCACATATAATGAAGTTGCTAATAAGGATCCAGTTCAACTCGAGGCCAGACCATTGCCTACTAATATCTTTGTTTCGTGGTTTTATGCAAGCGTTATTCAAGACATTATTGATAATATATCTTCGTGGCATCGGTTAATTAGAGTGCTTGCATATATTCGTCGTTATATATCAAATTTACGCGTGAAATCAACTGGCGTTCGCGTTTCAGGTGGCTTGAAATTCCATGAAATTCATTCTGCAAAAATTTCTGTCTTAAAACATGTGCAGCTGACTTCTTATCCCAGGGAAATAGACGACTTGCTTAAAACTAAGACTTTATCGCCGAAGTCAAATTTACTAAAATACTCTGCATTTTTGGACAGCGATGGACTCTTACGCGTCGGCGGTCGTATAAAACATGCAGCAGTTTCATATAATATTAAACATCCTATAATACttccaaaaactaataaaatttcttttcttattgtAGAGGACATTCATAACAGATATATGCATGCTGGAGTGTCGGAAACATTTACATTTGTGCGGCAGCAGTTTTGGATAATGGGTAGCCGAAACATTGTAAGAAAGGTGATACATCGCTGCAAACCATGCTTCATGCAGCGCAAAGCAACTTGTGAGCAACTCATGGGAAACCTTCCACTTCAACGGATTCAGCCGAATCGAGCGTTTACAGACACAGGTTGTGATTACGCTGGCCCGCTCACAATCAAACTTAATCGAGGTAGAAAACCGAAACTGCTGAAGGCCTATATTGCACTCTTCATATGTTTTTCGACCAAAGCAATACACTTAGAGGTTGTAAGTGATCTCACTACTGATGCGTTCCTTGCCGCTCTGCGTCGATTTGTTTCCAGACGTGGACTGTGTCGGAACATTTACAGTGACAACGGAACAAACTTCCAAGGAGCAAAACGTTGTCTCTCTGAAATGCATCAACTGGTACTGTCCCAAAAGCATAACGATACAGTAATCTCATCGCTTGCAAAGGATGGAATTGCCTGGCATTTCATTCCACCCTCCGCACCTCACTTCGGTGGGTTGTGGGAGTCAGGTATACGATCCGTAAAGCTTCACCTTCGGCGTGTCATTGGGTCTACAATATTGACCTTTGAAGAGTTAACGACAGTAACTTGTCAAATCGAAGCTATCTTAAACTCTAGACCTTTATGTTGTCTCTCTGATGTGGATTTAAACCCTTTAACACCTTCTCATTTTCTCATAGGTGAACCAACAACAGCTGTGCCTAAGCCGAGTCAACTCGAAACCCCAACAAATCGTTTGACCCATTggaattttttgcaaaacatgGTTCAAGGATTCTGGAAGCGGTGGCAGCAGGAGTATCTTACGAGTCTCCAAGAACGACCCAAATGGCAAAAACAACTTCCAAATCTGAAACCAGGTGATATTGTGGTAATTAAAGAGCCAAACTTACCACCAACAAAATGGTTGCTGGGCCagattgaaaatgtttcaccgGGTGCTGATCAACTTGTTCGTGTGGCCACTGTACGAACGTCAAATGGAACATCTACTCGACCTATAGCTAAATTGGCCATCCTTCCACTGTCCTGA